A single genomic interval of Spinacia oleracea cultivar Varoflay chromosome 6, BTI_SOV_V1, whole genome shotgun sequence harbors:
- the LOC110790746 gene encoding uncharacterized protein, with protein sequence MASENRQPPSPSPNIPSFSSSLFKDISNFKTPKPKTSSSRTFQATTTTTPRFFTASKQMHTPSSSISSTARRRRRPSSPASKKHRQFELEMTKSSRKEEVRKERSMKSLAKSLTAWLNFLFENPRSCGCGDGGGGDSGGGGRGEGGRKVGKRENVFGGGSGGGVDGGWRLPKRQREEGGGFMQEERVSSSKKRFGFLWKSLQEVCSFDDLEVRMREYLSLEGCMEVFTAMSNVAKNIDEGRLKMKAHCPIVTDVGMREKAIKVLMCYNPVWLQIGLYIIFGGDSLLPKEDSSREEDAAFLKMVIEKQLFSHAGLAKSYAYNKLVDGIYRPGYFETLGSVILKRFLLFVIILDRGKCQSSLPIKYGIDGLDGGSPLLFNVKTSIKSSRQMINDFLSSEVMHGEGNLLAHLVIVGYKVSYQQNPLIEYDFRITDLFEDIQDGVRLCRAIQLLQHDSSVLTKVVLPSDNNKKKLTNCHTALQYLKQAGVPLCDDDGTLIVGEDVANGDKELVLSLLWNVFVHLQLPRLITKKILSEEIPKISKAHTELMDIDTITHLDMLLHWMKAICGNYDVKMENLASLVDGKAMWCLLDFYFRKELHCSCSIKDLNDTNEESIVSMRDTTDAVHNFVLSQKLTTLLGNFPEVLQICDILEHNGACNDRSVVILLVFLSSQLLVKKSKDKLNFHKLMGCHCQNPERKRWSMSSEAASHRERERPSEDGTIKFKAVQAWWQDMAKRNSDDGNQPADLANLPFPADKCNFESWKGNAAVIIQSHLRRVVERKKYLKIKQAVEKIQLSWKQFLASEYCQTRRLAATKIQSYVRGWMLKRRFLNKKQAALKIQSVLRSLRCVQDFREYRIATKSAIIVQSHARGWIARRDACRHRNCLLLVQSHCRRWLARRGFLRQKDAALTIQSAFRVKMCRYAFHRYRHAATEIQRLVRGKISRNRLLGSSSLPVIASIGHRSCSSELSIVLDAIVKLQRWWKGALEFKLRKEAAVVIQSYMRRFICQQKTLKERHHAITIQAHWKGYLARKHAKEQLVDLRLRIQKSAATVEDRMRIMNRLVAALKELKSMKNVSGILHNCATLNIATTHSQKCCERLVDEGAVEILLYQITAVTRSIPDQEVMKHCLSTLRNLSKYADLADALIAHRGSIETILREFLRNKEEGYFIACELLKKLCTRPAGIEAMRGLCPMLKRLQALVEDLTRKANNEKRNHRGVAVERRLREAIELQNSISCGLNRLK encoded by the exons ATGGCTTCTGAAAATCGGCAACCGCCATCTCCATCGCCAAACATTCCTTCATTTTCTTCTTCACTCTTCAAAGACATCTCCAATTTTAAAACCCCTAAACCCAAAACTTCTTCTTCTAGAACATTCCAAGCCACCACTACCACTACTCCTAGATTCTTCACTGCATCCAAGCAAATGCACACTCCTTCGTCTTCTATCTCCTCCACCGCGCGCCGCCGTCGCCGGCCGTCATCCCCTGCGTCTAAGAAGCACCGGCAATTCGAGCTCGAAATGACGAAATCGTCTCGTAAGGAGGAAGTTAGGAAGGAGAGATCGATGAAATCTCTAGCGAAGTCGCTCACAGCTTGGCTCAATTTCCTGTTTGAAAACCCTAGGTCTTGCGGTTGTGGCGACGGTGGTGGAGGCGATAGCGGAGGCGGAGGAAGAGGAGAAGGAGGGAGGAAAGTAGGGAAGAGGGAGAATGTGTTTGGAGGAggtagtggtggtggtgttgACGGTGGTTGGAGGTTGCCGAAGAGGCAGAGGGAAGAAGGGGGAGGGTTTATGCAGGAAGAGAGGGTTTCAAGTTCGAAGAAGAGGTTCGGGTTTTTGTGGAAGTCGTTGCAAGAGGTTTGTAGTTTTGATGATTTGGAGGTGAGGATGAGGGAGTATTTGAGTTTGGAGGGTTGTATGGAGGTTTTTACTGCAATGTCTAATGTTGCTAAG AACATTGATGAAGGAAGGCTTAAAATGAAGGCACACTGTCCAATAGTCACTGATGTTGGGATGAGGGAGAAAGCAATCAAAGTTCTTATGTGCTATAATCCAGTTTGGCTCCAGATTGGGTTATACATTATCTTTGGCGGTGACTCTTTGTTGCCAAAGGAAGATTCCAGTAGAGAAGAAGATGCTGCGTTCTTAAAGATGGTGATAGAGAAGCAGTTGTTCTCACATGCGGGTCTAGCAAAATCTTATGCATACAATAAGTTGGTTGATGGCATATACAGGCCTGGTTACTTTGAAACATTAGGCAGTGTCATATTGAAGAGgtttttgttgtttgttatcaTACTTGATAGAGGTAAATGTCAGAGTAGTTTGCCTATCAAGTATGGTATTGATGGACTAGATGGAGGTTCTCCTCTGTTGTTCAATGTGAAAACTAGCATCAAATCAAGTCGACAGATGATAAACG ATTTCCTATCATCTGAGGTCATGCATGGTGAGGGAAATCTTCTTGCACATCTGGTGATTGTGGGGTACAAAGTATCATACCAACAG AATCCCCTCATTGAGTATGACTTCAGAATTACAGATTTGTTTGAAGATATTCAGGATGGAGTGAGGCTCTGTAGAGCTATTCAGCTCTTACAACACGACTCTTCTGTTCTAACG AAAGTTGTGCTTCCATCAGATAATAATAAGAAGAAATTGACAAATTGTCACACTGCACTGCAATATCTCAAGCAGGCAGGTGTTCCCCTATGCGATGATGATGGTACATTGATAGTTGGAGAGGATGTTGCCAACGGAGACAAGGAACTTGTACTTTCCTTGTTGTGGAATGTATTTGTTCATCTACAG CTACCTCGACTTATAACGAAAAAGATCCTGTCAGAGGAAATTCCAAAAATCAGTAAAGCTCATACA GAACTCATGGATATAGATACAATCACTCATTTGGATATGCTCCTACACTGGATGAAG GCAATCTGTGGAAACTATGATGTCAAGATGGAAAATTTGGCTTCGTTGGTTGATGGGAAAGCTATGTGGTGCTTGCTAGACTTCTACTTCCGGAAGGAACTTCATTGCTCTTGTTCAATAAAG GACCTTAATGATACAAATGAAGAATCAATTGTGTCAATGCGGGATACTACTGATGCAGTACACAACTTTGTCTTATCTCAGAAATTGACGACATTGTTGGGAAATTTTCCTGAG GTTTTACAAATATGTGACATACTTGAGCACAATGGCGCCTGTAATGATAGGAGTGTGGTAATATTATTGGTCTTCTTGTCCTCTCAATTGCTTGTCAAGAAAAGTAAG GATAAGCTAAACTTTCACAAGCTCATGGGTTGTCATTGCCAAAATCCAGAGAGAAAAAGGTGGTCCATGAGTTCTGAAGCCGCTTCTCATAGAGAAAGGGAAAGGCCTTCTGAAG ATGGTACAATAAAGTTTAAAGCAGTCCAAGCCTGGTGGCAAGATATGGCCAAACGTAATAGTGATGACGGTAATCAACCAGCTGATCTTGCTAATCTGCCCTTCCCAGCTGACAAATGCAACTTTGAAAGTTGGAAAG GGAATGCTGCTGTTATTATACAGAGCCATCTCAGACGAGTGGTTGAGCGCAAGAAATATTTGAAGATTAAGCAAGCAGTAGAGAAAATTCAGCTTTCTTGGAAGCAATTCCTTGCCAGTGAGTACTGTCAGACTCGGCGCTTAGCTGCTACTAAAATTCAAAGCTATGTACGTGGATGGATGCTGAAAAGAAGGTTCCTGAATAAAAAGCAAGCAGCTCTTAAGATCCAAAGTGTTCTTCGATCTCTGAGATGTGTGCAAGATTTTCGTGAATATAGAATTGCAACAAAATCAGCTATCATTGTTCAGTCTCATGCCCGGGGTTGGATTGCCCGTAGAGATGCATGTCGACATAGAAATTGCCTTCTTTTGGTGCAA AGTCATTGTCGTCGTTGGTTGGCTAGGAGGGGCTTTCTTCGTCAAAAAGATGCAGCATTAACAATTCAAAGTGCTTTCAGAGTTAAGATGTGCCGGTATGCATTTCACCGCTATAGGCATGCTGCAACTGAAATCCAACGTCTTGTCAGGGGAAAGATTTCAAGAAATAGACTTCTAG GTTCTTCCTCCCTTCCTGTCATTGCTTCAATAGGCCACAGGTCGTGCAGCTCTGAATTAAGTATAGTTTTAGATGCAATTGTGAAGCTTCAGAGATGGTGGAAGGGAGCCTTGGAGTTTAAATTGAGAAAAGAAGCAGCAGTTGTTATTCAGTCTTATATGCGTAGATTCATTTGTCAGCAAAAAACACTTAAAGAGAGACATCATGCCATTACTATCCAA GCACATTGGAAGGGCTACCTCGCAAGGAAACATGCAAAAGAACAACTTGTTGATCTGCGACTGAGAATACAGAAGTCTGCTGCTACCGTGGAGGATAGAATGCGTATTATGAATAGACTTGTAGCAGCACTGAAGGAGCTAAAAAGCATGAAAAATGTCAGCGGCATTCTTCATAATTGTGCAACTCTGA ATATTGCAACTACACATTCTCAGAAATGTTGTGAGAGGCTTGTAGATGAAGGGGCAGTCGAAATTCTGTTGTACCAGATAACTGCTGTCACCAGAAGCATACCAGATCAGGAAGTTATGAAACACTGCTTATCTACTCTCAGAAACCTTTCTAAATATGCAGATTTAGCTGATGCACTCATTGCCCATCGAGGATCCATTGAAACCATCCTTCGAGAGTTTTTAAG GAACAAGGAAGAGGGCTATTTCATTGCCTGTGAGCTGCTGAAGAAGCTTTGTACACGTCCAGCAGGTATAGAAGCAATGCGCGGTTTGTGCCCTATGTTGAAGAGACTCCAAGCCCTTGTTGAGGATCTTACCAGAAAAGCCAACAATGAGAAGAG GAATCATCGTGGTGTGGCTGTAGAGCGAAGATTAAGAGAGGCCATTGAACTTCAGAACTCGATTTCATGTGGGTTGAACAGGTTGAAATGA
- the LOC110790733 gene encoding 15.4 kDa class V heat shock protein produces the protein MEISQFHFHPYSWDILYNPYMLLPYYQMPENHVHWRETPDSHVYSADLPGVRKEEVKVELEDSKYLIIRTEAGDHSVDPPRRFTRKFRLPGRVNLDGISAAYEDGVLTVTVPRRVFLINPDDLANRLQVTATAA, from the exons ATGGAAATCTCCCAATTCCATTTCCATCCTTATTCATGGGACATACTCTATAACCCTTATATGTTGTTGCCTTATTACCAAATGCCTGAAAACCATGTCCATTGGAGAGAAACTCCTGATTCTCATGTCTATTCTGCTGATCTTCCAG GGGTGAGGAAGGAGGAAGTTAAGGTGGAATTAGAGGATTCAAAGTACCTAATAATTCGGACCGAGGCCGGTGATCATTCCGTTGATCCTCCGAGAAGGTTTACGAGGAAATTCCGGCTTCCGGGTCGGGTTAATCTTGATGGAATATCAGCTGCATATGAGGATGGTGTGCTTACAGTAACTGTGCCTAGGAGGGTTTTTTTGATTAATCCTGATGATTTggctaataggttgcaagttACTGCAACTGCAGCTTGA